A window of the Henckelia pumila isolate YLH828 chromosome 3, ASM3356847v2, whole genome shotgun sequence genome harbors these coding sequences:
- the LOC140893280 gene encoding zinc finger protein ZAT5-like produces MQIDQEVIMVKGKRSKRPRPSSPLALTILAANSYSTGGGFGGGGSILSVESSGCSDNSGELTPSSADEEEEYMANCLILLSGGGSRKSSQPRAATEHYQCKTCNKSFPSFQALGGHRSSHKKNSNKTLMLPLEEKPPLFSRNKQESLSTLSLPLSNIPSFDRNKCRVHECSLCGAEFASGQALGGHMRRHRPIPPPHAAAASSEFRQVKRPRNLLSLDLNLPAAQEDHDCSDQSKLFPFGSKEEVIVFSNSSLIDCHY; encoded by the coding sequence ATGCAAATTGATCAAGAAGTGATCATGGTCAAGGGGAAACGTAGCAAGCGGCCAAGGCCCTCCTCCCCGCTGGCATTAACCATATTGGCCGCTAACTCATACAGCACGGGCGGCGGGTTTGGCGGTGGTGGATCGATATTGAGCGTCGAATCCTCCGGCTGTTCAGATAATTCAGGCGAGCTCACGCCGAGCAGTGCGGATGAGGAGGAGGAATACATGGCCAACTGCTTGATTCTCTTGTCCGGAGGAGGATCAAGAAAATCATCACAGCCGCGGGCGGCGACGGAGCACTACCAGTGCAAGACTTGTAACAAAAGTTTCCCTTCATTCCAGGCTTTGGGAGGCCACAGATCAAGCCACAAAAAAAACAGTAATAAAACATTAATGCTTCCCTTAGAAGAGAAGCCGCCATTGTTTTCAAGAAACAAGCAAGAATCATTGAGTACTCTTTCGCTTCCCTTGTCAAATATTCCATCTTTCGATAGAAACAAATGTAGGGTCCATGAATGTTCCTTGTGTGGAGCCGAATTCGCCTCCGGCCAGGCTTTAGGCGGCCACATGCGCCGCCACAGGCCGATTCCTCCGCCGCACGCTGCGGCGGCAAGTAGCGAGTTTCGACAAGTCAAAAGGCCGAGGAATCTTTTGTCCTTGGACCTTAATCTCCCTGCAGCCCAGGAAGATCATGATTGTTCGGATCAGTCCAAGCTGTTTCCTTTTGGTTCGAAAGAAGAAGTCATCGTCTTCTCCAACTCTTCTTTGATCGATTGCCATTACTGA